The following are encoded together in the Kribbella voronezhensis genome:
- a CDS encoding LysR family transcriptional regulator: MDFTDVSLVALRVFREVAERGTFTAAATALGYTQSAVSRQIASIERAAQAPLLERRREGVRLTPAGQVVLRTAARVLDQLDTTARELAGLPAEAGKVRLGWFPSAGAVLVPKAISALRRNHPALEVTSREGSTPALVRALRAGSVDLALLASAPPFRPADAESPAFQLQVMVERALCLAVPAGHPLAGGEAIDFAELRGQRWIAGPASGEDKLMGVWPGLDERPEIAHTARDWLAKLHLVAAGAGITTVPPSLAGAAPAGVRILPVHGGPQELRRIVVARLPGPVATPVAQLIDALRTAAAVAG; this comes from the coding sequence ATGGACTTCACCGACGTCTCCCTGGTCGCGCTGCGGGTCTTCCGCGAGGTCGCCGAGCGCGGCACGTTCACGGCCGCGGCGACCGCGCTCGGCTACACCCAGTCCGCGGTCTCCCGGCAGATCGCCTCGATCGAGCGCGCCGCCCAGGCCCCGCTGCTGGAACGCCGCCGCGAAGGCGTCCGGCTGACGCCGGCAGGACAGGTCGTACTCCGAACCGCGGCGCGCGTCCTCGACCAGCTCGACACGACCGCGCGCGAACTCGCCGGCCTGCCCGCGGAGGCCGGCAAGGTCCGGCTCGGCTGGTTCCCGAGCGCGGGCGCCGTACTGGTGCCGAAGGCAATCAGTGCGCTGCGGCGAAATCACCCGGCGCTCGAGGTCACGTCACGCGAGGGATCGACGCCGGCGCTGGTCCGGGCGTTGCGGGCCGGCAGCGTCGACCTTGCTCTGCTCGCCTCGGCGCCACCGTTCCGGCCGGCAGATGCCGAGTCACCCGCCTTCCAGCTCCAGGTGATGGTCGAGCGGGCGCTGTGCCTCGCCGTACCGGCTGGTCATCCACTGGCGGGTGGGGAGGCGATCGACTTCGCCGAGTTGCGCGGGCAGCGATGGATCGCCGGGCCTGCCTCGGGCGAGGACAAGCTGATGGGGGTCTGGCCGGGACTCGACGAGCGGCCCGAGATCGCCCACACAGCCCGGGATTGGCTGGCCAAGCTGCACCTGGTCGCCGCGGGCGCAGGCATCACCACGGTGCCCCCTTCGCTCGCAGGCGCCGCGCCGGCCGGCGTACGCATCCTGCCGGTCCATGGCGGCCCACAGGAACTCCGCCGGATCGTCGTGGCACGGCTTCCCGGCCCGGTCGCGACCCCAGTGGCCCAGCTGATCGACGCGCTCCGTACCGCGGCCGCCGTGGCGGGTTGA
- a CDS encoding SDR family NAD(P)-dependent oxidoreductase, whose amino-acid sequence MIRTPFGFTSTAADVVRGVDLDGRRVVVTGGSSGIGVETARALASARAEVTLAVRDIAAGERTAKDLTATTGNERVHVAELDLTSLASVRRFAADWQGPLDVLIANAGVMACPEEYTEQGWELQFATNHLGHFALATGLHGALAAAGDARLVVVSSSGHQLSPVVFDDLNFDFRPYDRWLAYGQSKTANVLFAVEASRRWAADGITANALMPGAIYTNLQRHTDGRGSGKTPPEMFKTVEQGAATSVLLAASPLLEGVGGRYFNDCNEAEVLDRRSGTLYGVARYAVDPDNAERLWAVSEALLERG is encoded by the coding sequence ATGATCAGGACGCCGTTCGGCTTCACCAGCACTGCCGCTGACGTCGTCCGCGGGGTGGACCTCGACGGCCGCCGAGTGGTTGTCACCGGCGGTTCGTCCGGCATCGGCGTCGAGACGGCGCGCGCCTTGGCGTCGGCCCGCGCGGAGGTGACCCTCGCCGTACGGGACATCGCCGCAGGGGAGCGGACCGCCAAGGACCTCACTGCAACCACGGGCAACGAAAGGGTCCACGTCGCGGAGCTCGACCTGACGAGCCTCGCGTCGGTGCGCAGGTTCGCCGCCGACTGGCAAGGTCCGCTCGACGTCCTGATCGCCAACGCCGGGGTGATGGCCTGCCCGGAGGAGTACACCGAGCAGGGATGGGAGTTGCAGTTCGCGACCAACCACCTCGGGCACTTCGCGCTGGCGACTGGGCTGCACGGGGCGCTGGCCGCTGCGGGCGATGCCAGGCTTGTCGTGGTCAGCTCGTCCGGTCATCAGCTCTCGCCGGTGGTGTTCGACGACCTGAACTTCGACTTCCGGCCGTACGACCGCTGGCTGGCCTACGGGCAGTCGAAGACGGCGAACGTGCTGTTCGCCGTCGAGGCGAGTCGTCGCTGGGCCGCGGACGGGATCACCGCCAACGCCCTGATGCCCGGGGCGATCTACACCAACCTGCAGCGGCACACCGATGGACGGGGGAGTGGTAAGACGCCGCCGGAGATGTTCAAGACTGTCGAGCAAGGCGCGGCGACCTCGGTCCTGCTCGCTGCTTCTCCTTTGCTGGAAGGGGTTGGCGGCCGCTACTTCAACGACTGCAACGAGGCTGAGGTGCTCGATCGGCGCAGCGGAACCCTGTACGGCGTGGCGCGGTACGCCGTTGACCCGGACAACGCCGAGCGCTTGTGGGCGGTGTCCGAGGCTCTGCTCGAGCGCGGGTGA
- a CDS encoding hemolysin family protein: MNTAVALLISLLLLVFNGFFVAAEFALVASKRHRLEQFAAEGRRTARAALAGISELSLMLAGAQLGITLCTLGLGSLSEPAVAQLLHPLFELIGVPDGVGEVIALILAVGGVGLLHVLLGEMAPKSWAISDPERSALLLAMPFRGFTFVFRPLLVVLNTLANACVRLLKVTPQNELANAHGPDELRLLIESSAEHGTLPAPEHELLTAMLTLQNTTVDQVMTPTSRLSTVPASAPAREVELVSRREGRSRLAVVSSGTAICGIVHVRDAARATTGGGHTLRAAELMTEPLRLPAGTPVAAAIRLMRTERSQLAVVEEGSEPIGVVALEDLLEEVIGEFDDETDPIISATRRPPG; the protein is encoded by the coding sequence GTGAACACCGCCGTCGCTCTCCTGATCTCGCTGCTGCTCCTTGTTTTCAACGGGTTCTTCGTCGCCGCCGAGTTCGCGCTGGTCGCGTCGAAGCGGCACCGGCTCGAACAGTTCGCGGCCGAGGGCCGGCGTACGGCGCGTGCTGCCCTTGCCGGAATCAGTGAGCTGTCGTTGATGCTCGCGGGCGCGCAGCTCGGGATCACCTTGTGCACGCTGGGTCTCGGGTCGCTGTCCGAGCCCGCGGTCGCGCAGCTGCTGCATCCGTTGTTCGAGCTGATCGGGGTGCCGGACGGCGTCGGCGAGGTGATCGCGTTGATCCTCGCCGTCGGCGGCGTCGGCCTGCTGCACGTGTTGCTGGGCGAGATGGCACCGAAGTCGTGGGCGATCAGCGATCCCGAGCGGTCGGCATTGCTGCTGGCGATGCCGTTCCGCGGGTTCACCTTCGTCTTCCGGCCGCTGCTCGTCGTACTGAACACGCTGGCGAACGCGTGCGTACGGCTGCTCAAGGTGACGCCGCAGAACGAGCTCGCGAATGCCCATGGTCCGGACGAGCTGCGGCTGCTGATCGAGTCGTCCGCCGAACACGGCACGCTGCCGGCGCCCGAGCACGAGCTGCTCACCGCGATGCTCACCCTGCAGAACACCACGGTCGACCAGGTGATGACGCCGACCTCGCGGCTGTCCACCGTGCCGGCTTCCGCGCCGGCCCGCGAGGTCGAACTGGTCAGCCGGCGCGAGGGACGCTCGCGGCTCGCCGTGGTCAGCTCCGGTACTGCGATCTGCGGCATCGTGCACGTCCGCGACGCGGCCCGCGCGACGACCGGAGGCGGTCACACGCTTCGCGCCGCCGAGCTGATGACCGAGCCGCTCCGGCTGCCGGCCGGTACTCCGGTCGCCGCGGCGATCCGCCTCATGCGGACCGAACGCTCCCAGTTGGCCGTCGTCGAGGAGGGTTCCGAACCGATCGGCGTGGTCGCTCTCGAGGATCTGCTGGAAGAGGTCATCGGCGAGTTCGACGACGAGACCGATCCGATCATCAGCGCCACCCGCCGGCCGCCCGGCTGA
- the tatA gene encoding twin-arginine translocase TatA/TatE family subunit, with translation MAALLAMPEGGEWIVILVIVVLVFGANKLPELTRNTARALTEFKKIKNGDDESPAEDEAAKPKQDSPPV, from the coding sequence ATGGCTGCACTGCTGGCGATGCCCGAGGGTGGCGAGTGGATCGTCATCCTGGTGATCGTGGTGCTGGTGTTCGGTGCGAACAAGCTGCCCGAGCTGACCCGCAACACGGCTCGCGCGCTGACCGAGTTCAAGAAGATCAAGAACGGGGACGACGAGTCGCCCGCCGAGGACGAGGCCGCCAAGCCCAAACAGGACAGCCCGCCGGTCTGA
- a CDS encoding SDR family NAD(P)-dependent oxidoreductase, whose protein sequence is MRRIAVVTGANQGLGFALVEELAARMNPEDLVLLTSRNAERVAEAAARVHGVAQVEGRVLDVSDPTAVAELAADLQTQYGGVDIVISNAIAPLSPDRPQAEQADQFIAVANGGTHSVLRSLAPVLRPGGRLIVVASSLGTLDQLDPKLHPLFDGPSFEQIERTVEEWRQSIHAGTAAGQGWPEWVNLPSKVGQVAAVRAVAAQRRATDLAQNTLIASVCPGLVDTRASRPWFDDFSGARTPAEAAVPIVDLVLADRVDPATYGELIRDHQVLSWTGSVEASA, encoded by the coding sequence ATGAGACGCATCGCAGTAGTCACCGGCGCGAACCAGGGCCTCGGCTTCGCCCTGGTCGAAGAACTCGCCGCCCGGATGAACCCCGAGGACCTCGTCCTCCTCACCAGCCGCAATGCCGAGCGGGTCGCCGAAGCCGCCGCCCGGGTGCACGGTGTCGCGCAGGTCGAAGGCCGCGTGCTCGACGTCAGCGATCCCACGGCCGTCGCCGAGTTGGCGGCCGACCTGCAAACGCAGTACGGCGGTGTCGACATCGTCATCTCCAACGCCATCGCCCCGCTCAGTCCCGACCGGCCGCAGGCCGAACAGGCCGACCAGTTCATCGCGGTCGCGAACGGCGGCACGCACTCCGTACTCCGTTCCCTCGCTCCGGTACTCCGGCCCGGTGGCCGGCTGATCGTCGTCGCGAGTTCGCTCGGCACCCTCGACCAACTCGACCCGAAGCTGCACCCGCTGTTCGACGGTCCGTCGTTCGAGCAGATCGAGCGGACCGTCGAAGAGTGGCGGCAGTCGATCCACGCCGGAACGGCCGCCGGGCAAGGCTGGCCGGAGTGGGTCAACCTGCCCTCCAAGGTCGGCCAGGTCGCCGCCGTACGGGCCGTCGCCGCGCAACGGCGGGCCACGGATCTGGCCCAGAACACGCTGATCGCCTCGGTCTGTCCCGGCCTCGTCGACACCCGCGCCTCCCGGCCTTGGTTCGACGACTTCAGCGGGGCCAGGACGCCGGCCGAAGCCGCCGTACCGATCGTCGATCTCGTCCTCGCCGACCGGGTCGACCCGGCGACGTACGGCGAACTGATCCGCGACCATCAGGTGCTTTCGTGGACGGGGTCGGTGGAGGCGTCAGCATGA
- a CDS encoding hemolysin family protein, whose amino-acid sequence MLIVVGLALILALTVATGYFVAQEFSYVAVDRNRLQGLAEAGDAAAVRALEVTSRLSFVLSGAQVGITVTALLAGYVAQPYLGTGLENLLGSAGLPKSVSLSVSVILALLLATIIQMVLGELAPKNLAIARAEALALRLSRSTLIYLTVAGPLIRLFDTASNRILRRVGIEPVEELPQGATAQELDRIIATSYEQGLLDEDTTRLLDRGLDFRGRIAAEVMIPRVDVITVHTDDPLTRVVELLDSGHSRFPVIAASVDEVVGVIAIGDVVEVEPADRSHVTIGSLAAPPVVVPATLSLPGVLEQLRTAHRQLAIVVDEFGGFAGVVSLEDIAEELVGEIRDEDDLPEAGLLANPDGTWVVPGRRRLDEVMEATGIALPDGDDYDTVSGLVMARLGRIPVVGDEVVVELPQRFDHDGRPAPREHGKLTVQTVLRHVPGLVVLERLS is encoded by the coding sequence ATGTTGATCGTGGTCGGGCTGGCGCTCATCCTGGCGCTGACCGTGGCCACCGGGTACTTCGTGGCGCAGGAGTTCTCCTACGTCGCGGTGGACCGGAACCGGCTTCAAGGTCTCGCCGAGGCGGGTGACGCAGCCGCCGTACGGGCGCTCGAGGTCACCTCGCGGCTCTCGTTCGTGCTGTCCGGCGCGCAGGTCGGGATCACCGTCACGGCGCTGCTCGCCGGCTACGTCGCCCAGCCTTACCTCGGCACGGGGCTGGAGAACCTGCTCGGTTCGGCCGGTCTCCCCAAGAGTGTGTCGTTGTCGGTCTCGGTGATCCTTGCGTTGCTACTGGCAACGATCATCCAGATGGTGCTCGGTGAGCTGGCCCCGAAGAACCTGGCGATCGCCCGGGCCGAGGCGCTGGCGCTGCGGCTGTCCCGGTCCACCCTGATCTACCTGACCGTGGCCGGCCCGCTGATCCGCCTCTTCGACACCGCGTCGAACCGGATCCTGCGCCGGGTCGGGATCGAGCCGGTCGAGGAGCTTCCGCAGGGCGCCACCGCCCAGGAGCTGGACCGGATCATCGCCACGTCGTACGAGCAGGGCCTGCTGGACGAGGACACCACCCGGCTGCTCGATCGCGGCCTCGACTTCCGCGGCCGGATCGCCGCCGAGGTGATGATCCCGCGCGTCGACGTGATCACCGTGCACACCGACGACCCGCTGACCAGGGTGGTCGAACTGCTCGACTCCGGGCACAGCCGGTTCCCGGTGATCGCCGCCTCGGTGGACGAGGTGGTCGGCGTGATCGCGATCGGCGACGTGGTCGAGGTCGAACCGGCCGACCGTTCGCACGTCACGATCGGGTCGCTGGCGGCACCGCCGGTCGTCGTACCGGCCACCCTCTCGCTGCCCGGCGTGCTCGAGCAGCTCCGGACGGCGCATCGCCAGCTCGCGATCGTCGTGGACGAGTTCGGCGGGTTCGCCGGCGTGGTGTCGCTGGAGGACATCGCCGAGGAACTGGTCGGCGAGATCCGCGACGAGGACGACCTTCCCGAAGCCGGGCTGCTGGCCAACCCGGACGGGACCTGGGTCGTGCCCGGTCGCCGGCGTCTCGACGAGGTGATGGAGGCGACCGGGATCGCTCTGCCGGACGGCGACGACTACGACACCGTGTCCGGACTGGTGATGGCCCGGCTCGGGCGGATCCCGGTGGTCGGCGACGAGGTGGTCGTGGAGCTGCCGCAGCGCTTCGACCACGACGGCCGCCCCGCACCCCGCGAGCACGGCAAACTGACAGTGCAGACGGTACTGCGGCATGTCCCCGGCCTTGTCGTCCTGGAGAGGCTCTCGTGA